The genomic window TATAAAATCTACGGCTAAGAGGTTGTTGGTTGATTATCCTAGAATAATAGTCTGTAGACTCAGACTTTCAATACATTTATTTACGCCGTACTTTACTAGGTTGGGTTTCGCCTTGCTTAACCCAATATAGGAATCCGATTTGATTTATGAAACAATCTCAGTAAAAGTAGGGTGTGTTAGGCGTAAGCCGTAACGCACCGAAGGCGTTGGGGAAGGTGCGTTACGCTGTCGCTAACACACTCTACTCCTAATATCTGGACTAATTATGTTGAACAAAGGTGATATGTCTAAAGTACGAGTTTACCCTGACATGATTCTCACTAATGGGTAATGAATAAAAACAATTTGCTCAGTTACATTCAAAGCGTAGCCAGTAAAAATTTTCACTGGCTCAACAAGACAACAACTCCAAACATCTACAAGGAGTCTGATTATGTCAGATACAAGCAAGCGCGGTTTTGCTTCGATGGATGAAGACAAACAGCGCGAAATTGCTAGCAAGGGTGGACACGCTGCTCACGAGAAGGGAACTGCTCACGAATTTACTCCTGAAGAAGCGCGTGAAGCCGGACGCAAAGGCGGCGAAACTGTTAGCCAAGACAGGGAACATATGGCCGAAATCGGTCGTGAGGGTGGTAAACATTCTCATGGCGGTGGACGCAAGAAAGAAGGTAGCGAAGAAACTGAAGAGACTGAAGAAATTCAGGATAGTGGTGAAGAGAAGAAAACTCGTGGTGGTACAAGCGAGCAACACGCTGAAGCCGGACGACAAAGCCACAAGAATAAAAACAAGAAACAATAGTCCCTTGTTTAACAAGAAAAAATAGATGTAATACGATTCGGTTAACAGTATGGATGTGTAAAGACGTTGCATTGCAACGTCTTTACTATTTAGTTATTTGGCAATATCTTCAAAGTCTGTAACTGCACAAGAAAACTCTCGAAACGCTGTTTTAATTATATCCTCTTTCATGTTTCTATCTAGGGCTGTGTCGCGAATCAGGTCTGCTAACTCTACAAATAATAGCGAAATCATAAAACGATCTTGGCGATCAATTTGCTTCAAGCAAGACAAAATAAACTCATACAGCTCTGTTTTTCTAGGTTTGGTTTGTTCTTCCCAAATTTGTAACCCAAGGCGGAAGGTTTTCAAACGTATTTCACTAGTATTGTAGGGCGTATCTTTATAGCGAACTGATACGCGTTGGGGCATTTCCATATATTGAGCATATAGATTCACTGTAAAGTCATTATTCAGCTTTATTATGATTTATCCGGATTAATATTGATGAAAGTCCTGACTACGAACTTTTTATTTTCAATGTTAAGCTTTGGACATTTAACTTGCATAATATGGGCAAGCAAGATGCCCACCCCACAATAGTTAAAGTCCGAAAATGAGATGTGTCATGGGAGCATGAAATGTATAATCTTTGAGATGTTTCGCTTCGCTCAACATGACACCTTAAGCATTTATCGTAAATTCAAGGGTTTAAGACCTCTACGTCTACACGTAGTATCAGTTAATTTAGGGTTTAAACCCCCGACTTCAACTGTCTTTAAGTAATAAGTAATGAATAATGGGATTTACTCACTACTCGTTACTCATTACTCATTTAAGTAAGAAGTCTACTGTTAAAAAAGGGGGGAACTAGAATCAAAGTCCCCCTTTTTAAGCATTTTAAGCGGGGATAGTTTTGGCTAAATCATCACCAGCAATAATGGTTGACATGAAAGTATATTTATTATTCAACTGGTAGCGACGGTCTTGTTTAATGATCTGCATAAATTCTTTATGTTCCTGACGAGATTGTCCTACCAAACAACCAGCACTGGCTTTATCAACGAATTTATTGTCATAACCCCAATGTTGATTAATTCCGAAACGACCAGTATCTTCAGGATCTCCAGTCCGAAATCCATCTTTATTGCGATCGCGATGTACTTTAACTACACCAGTTTGAACCAGTGCTTCGTGAGGTTCAGAGTTACCATGTGTTCCTACTTGCCAAGATTGATACTGCCCAAATGCAATTCTCGCTGCACCTTGGGGATTCATGGGCTTGACGACTGTGTAATGATGTCCTGGTTCTGTGGTAGCTAGCCAGTTACCCACAATTTGCGGAGTTCCCGTAGCGATTTCAATCACAATCCGGCGATCGTTCCATTCATTGAATTTATCAGCATTGGGTACACCATCAGCGTTAGCACCTTCAATATACACAATGTTGTATCTTTGTTTACCTCTGGCAACAAAGTAATTTTTACTTTGCATATACTTAATGATTCTGCTAGCTAAATTATTACTCAACTGCAAAGGAATAACTTCTTTAACTTCCATTAAAGCTTGGATAGTTGATTTACCTATAACC from Nostoc sp. UHCC 0870 includes these protein-coding regions:
- a CDS encoding peptidoglycan-binding domain-containing protein is translated as MQLAEIIGTQESISLENLENNSELAKEVQKQLIDLGLLDPPVDGKFGRFSTQALKDFQSLMKIEEAVIGKSTIQALMEVKEVIPLQLSNNLASRIIKYMQSKNYFVARGKQRYNIVYIEGANADGVPNADKFNEWNDRRIVIEIATGTPQIVGNWLATTEPGHHYTVVKPMNPQGAARIAFGQYQSWQVGTHGNSEPHEALVQTGVVKVHRDRNKDGFRTGDPEDTGRFGINQHWGYDNKFVDKASAGCLVGQSRQEHKEFMQIIKQDRRYQLNNKYTFMSTIIAGDDLAKTIPA
- a CDS encoding KGG domain-containing protein; amino-acid sequence: MSDTSKRGFASMDEDKQREIASKGGHAAHEKGTAHEFTPEEAREAGRKGGETVSQDREHMAEIGREGGKHSHGGGRKKEGSEETEETEEIQDSGEEKKTRGGTSEQHAEAGRQSHKNKNKKQ